In one Leishmania infantum JPCM5 genome chromosome 7 genomic region, the following are encoded:
- a CDS encoding metallo-peptidase, Clan ME, Family M16C produces MLRRSVRCLSLRTSRREDLVFRSMHGFTLLKIRRIDDLHLVAYEMEHVRTGALYYHIDVEDNNNTFCIGFRTPAENNKGTSHVLEHTTLCGSKKYPVRDPFFMMLKRSLSSFMNAMTGSDYTLYPFSTTNRKDFQNLLDVYLDAVLHPLLREEDFKQEGHRVELEDKSGDSEDAAAQPAKRTRRLINNGVVFNEMRGVVSDPSNHFVHSLMRAMLPHTHYTYISGGYPPDILGLSYDELLSFQRRHYHPSNSITFTYGNLHPESHMEALDSYFADFERAAPVIVPTLADEHRFTEPQLVHLEGPLDAMGNPRRQKRVAVSYAVPKENNKLEDVVALSVLDSLLSSGPSSPMFKNLIESQIGSKYAPMQGYAFYLSSPIITYGVAGMDEDRADAEADVLQAVESALRTVQRDGFDERRVRSVIFQEELQHRHRSADYGLNTCTGLCAMGLCRAQNNPLDFINWLPHLRRLADDNAASLLPRIETHLLSNPHRAVVSVSAKKEYLNRLQDQLKEADEAVNASATEADKDRVEKETKEGLQRLRAPQPHDVLPTLRIEDIPTESLAEPVPCRSSLSSANGQVYTITHQTNGLVYVHGLIPFNTSLTSAMEHGELGQVPQSVMLLESLIGRTGAGKLSYKDHSIAVKLACSGFGFEPLLNESYSHKSTTITGTSYSFYTTKEKLEEALDLLSVTLLEPRFSADDADVYSRALSNLKMACSSVIQSLQAEGNRYAVIRAVGELTRRGELREHWWGLSQSAHASEMLEKLQGSPEVSRETVSALLANYAVFAQEMAADMSRSLVWATCEDAHREEVERMLKEFLDAFPRTDSAARTHLFLPPRSTEKGVQQIIKKLPIDTSFVGLAMPNKLKWESPDQARVRVGCTLLCNEYLHRRVREEGGAYGSNCTATLHGEVGGVSMSSYRDPSPELTAKAFLEAGDWLSDRKNVTAERVSEAKLRLFSSIDSPYAADSYGEAYFYNDLRQDTKQALRDALLSVTAEDVVNVAHYFTPQSTTIISILRPAGESSDPAAVSPEVS; encoded by the coding sequence ATGCTGCGCAGATCGGTACGATGtctgtcgctgcgcacgaGCAGGCGCGAAGACCTCGTCTTCAGAAGCATGCACGGCTTCACGCTGCTCAAGATCCGGCGCATCGATGACCTGCACCTCGTGGCGTACGAAATGGAGCACGTCCGCACCGGCGCTCTCTACTACCACATCGACGTGGAGGACAATAACAATACCTTTTGCATCGGCTTCCGAACACCGGCGGAGAACAACAAGGGCACCTCCCACGTGCTGGAGCACACAACACTATGCGGCAGCAAGAAGTATCCGGTGCGGGATCCGTTCTTCATGATGCTCAAGCGCTCCCTTAGCTCTTTTATGAACGCCATGACCGGGTCCGACTACACGCTGTACCCCTTCTCGACTACCAATCGCAAGGACTTCCAAAACCTTCTCGACGTCTACCTCGACGCCGTCCTCCACCCATTGCTGCGAGAGGAGGACTTCAAGCAGGAGGGTCACCGAGTGGAACTCGAGGACAAGTCGGGGGACAgcgaagacgccgctgcgcagccggcgaAGCGCACTCGCCGGCTTATCAACAACGGCGTCGTTTTCAACGAGATGCGCGGCGTTGTGTCGGATCCCAGCAACCACTTTGTGCACTCGCTGATGCGCGCCATgctgccgcacacacactacACCTACATATCCGGCGGCTACCCGCCCGACATTCTGGGTCTCAGCTACGACGAGCTCCTGTCCTTCCAGAGGCGCCACTACCACCCAAGCAACAGCATCACCTTCACATACGGCAACCTGCACCCTGAGTCTCACATGGAAGCGTTAGACTCGTACTTCGCGGACTTcgagcgcgcggcgccggtcATAGTGCCGACACTGGCGGACGAGCACCGTTTCACGGAGCCCCAGCTCGTGCACCTGGAGGGGCCGCTGGACGCCATGGGCAacccgcggcggcagaagcgaGTTGCCGTTTCCTACGCGGTACCAAAGGAAAATAATAAGTTGGAGGATGTCGTGGCTCTCAGCGTGCTGGACAGCCTTCTCTCTAGCGGTCCCAGCTCCCCCATGTTCAAGAACCTGATCGAGTCACAGATTGGCAGCAAGTACGCCCCGATGCAAGGGTACGCCTTCTATCTGTCCTCCCCGATCATCACCTATGGTGTGGCTGGCATGGATGAGGACCGGGCAGACGCAGAGGCTGACGTGCTGCAGGCTGTGGAGTCTGCGCTCCGCACGGTGCAGAGGGACGGCTTCGACGAGCGACGCGTGCGCTCCGTTATCTTccaggaggagctgcagcaccgtcaccgATCTGCCGACTACGGGCTCAACACGTGCACAGGCCTGTGTGCGATGGGTCTGTGCCGGGCGCAGAACAACCCGCTGGACTTCATCAACTGGCTGCCACACCTCCGGCGGCTGGCGGACGACAATgcggcctcgctgctgccgcgcattGAGACGCACCTGCTGAGCAACCCCCACCGCGCCGTCGTGTCCGTGTCAGCCAAGAAGGAGTATCTGAACAGGCTGCAGGACCAACTGAAGGAAGCGGATGAGGCGGTGAACGCGTCGGCGACGGAGGCCGACAAAGACCgggtggagaaggagacgAAGGAGGGGCTCCAACGCCTccgcgcgccgcagccgcacgacGTGCTGCCCACACTGCGCATCGAGGACATCCCCACCGAGTCGCTTGCGGAGCCCGTGCCGTGTCGCAGCTCTCTCTCGAGCGCCAACGGCCAGGTGTACACAATCACGCACCAAACGAATGGCCTCGTGTACGTGCATGGGCTCATCCCCTTCAACACTTCTCTTACCAGCGCCATGGAGCACGGGGAGCTGGGGCAGGTGCCGCAGAGCGTGATGCTGCTCGAGTCGCTGATCGGTCGCACCGGTGCCGGAAAGCTCTCCTACAAAGATCACTCCATTGCAGTGAAGCTGGCGTGCAGCGGGTTCGGCTTTGAGCCGCTGCTTAACGAGTCGTACTCGCACAAGagcaccaccatcaccggcACTAGCTACAGCTTCTACACCACCAAGGAaaagctggaggaggcgctggactTATTGAGCGTGACACTGCTGGAGCCGCGCTtcagcgccgacgacgccgatgtCTACTCCCGTGCGCTGTCGAATCTCAAGATGGCATGCTCGTCGGTGATCCAGTCTCTGCAGGCAGAGGGCAACCGCTACGCCGTCATCCGCGCCGTGGGGGAGCTCACCCGGCgcggcgagctgcgcgaACACTGGTGGGGGTTGTCCCAGTCCGCGCATGCGTCGGAGATGCTCGAGAAGCTTCAGGGAAGCCCGGAAGTGAGCCGGGAGACCGtgagcgcgctgctggccaaCTACGCTGTCTTTGCGCAGGAGATGGCGGCTGATATGTCGCGCAGTCTCGTTTGGGCGACGTGCGAGGATGCACACCGCGAGGAGGTTGAGCGGATGCTAAAGGAGTTCCTCGACGCGTTCCCGCGGACGGACtctgccgcgcgcacgcacctgTTCCTGCCACCACGCTCCACGGAGAAGGGGGTCCAGCAGATCATCAAGAAGCTGCCTATCGACACGTCCTTTGTGGGCCTGGCCATGCCGAACAAGTTGAAGTGGGAGAGTCCCGACCAGGCACGGGTGCGGGTGGGCTGCACCCTGCTCTGCAACGAGTACTTGCACCGCCGTGtgcgagaggagggtggcgcGTACGGCTCCAACTGCACCGCCACGCTCCACGGCGAGGTGGGCGGCGTCTCGATGTCAAGCTACCGCGACCCCAGCCCGGAGCTCACCGCCAAAGCCTTCCTCGAGGCTGGCGATTGGCTCAGCGACCGGAAGAACGTCACGGCGGAGCGCGTAAGCgaggcgaagctgcgcctcttctcctccatcGACTCCCCGTATGCGGCGGACTCGTACGGTGAGGCATACTTCTATAATGATCTGCGGCAGGACACGAAGCAGGCCTTGCGCGATGCCCTGCTTTCCGTGACAGCAGAGGACGTTGTGAATGTGGCCCACTACTTCACGCCTCAAtccaccaccatcatcagCATTCTCCGACCCGCCGGCGAGTCGAGCGATCCGGCCGCGGTGTCACCCGAGGTCTCGTAG